A DNA window from Microcystis aeruginosa NIES-843 contains the following coding sequences:
- a CDS encoding DUF2997 domain-containing protein, with translation MSMESLEFIIYPDGRVMEKVTGIVGSSCQEVTAAIEAQLGQLMSQEKTSDYYHQTVSQSEKVSNAATFSDW, from the coding sequence ATGAGCATGGAAAGCCTAGAGTTTATTATCTATCCCGATGGTCGCGTTATGGAAAAGGTGACAGGCATAGTCGGTTCATCTTGTCAAGAGGTGACGGCGGCGATCGAGGCACAACTCGGGCAGCTGATGTCTCAAGAGAAAACCTCGGATTATTACCATCAAACCGTCAGCCAGTCAGAGAAAGTCAGCAACGCAGCCACTTTTAGCGACTGGTAA
- a CDS encoding ferredoxin, whose amino-acid sequence MADFSPERSGFEPELGGFLRDSPDRTGFEPELGGLLRQKAVYVDEVTCIGCKHCAHVAPNTFFIEGEYGRSRVYNQDGDEEEIIQEAIETCPVNCIHWVNYNNLQFLEEEGKHQVIKQLGFPQIHKKFSPADLDI is encoded by the coding sequence ATGGCTGATTTTTCTCCCGAACGCTCTGGTTTTGAACCAGAGTTAGGGGGATTCCTAAGAGATTCCCCTGATCGCACCGGTTTTGAACCCGAATTGGGCGGTTTACTGCGCCAGAAAGCGGTTTACGTCGATGAGGTCACTTGTATCGGTTGTAAACACTGCGCCCACGTTGCCCCCAATACCTTTTTTATTGAAGGCGAATACGGTCGCTCTCGCGTCTATAATCAGGACGGTGACGAAGAAGAAATTATTCAAGAAGCGATCGAGACTTGTCCAGTTAACTGTATTCACTGGGTTAATTATAATAATTTGCAATTCCTTGAGGAAGAAGGCAAACATCAAGTGATTAAACAGTTAGGTTTTCCTCAGATTCACAAGAAATTTAGCCCCGCAGATTTAGATATCTAG
- a CDS encoding roadblock/LC7 domain-containing protein: MSLLVEQLIYSSFSQLGFKYIASVNVPLGIQQFFYQHIVSQLWDTYNPPDRKFKGVYIYQIDFHNTLFGWLINDGKDEFDRGDIPYFHCYYLQELLDSKQLFKILACLEAGPLKRIYRDEAKISLDPVILADNYQANAFELGIKLSKDIRLFSHRQLREEKPLQWFISSKETKERPHPTDNDDDNSKNTLPRQPNYQVEIAKILQELAEKPLAVEGIMLVSPQGQPLTDSIGMEHNSALILAGTMLYLVNNTKEELSWSALEQIAVRSPQGHLILTPCSDQAFLLVKTGKTITGLLEVEIQKTRSKLQKILPISNPTPETPLLNPAANPFLDSFVEEFEIVLETEDNNNADIRYRGRPIQ; this comes from the coding sequence ATGTCCTTGCTCGTTGAACAACTGATTTATAGCAGTTTCTCACAACTGGGATTTAAATATATCGCTAGTGTCAATGTCCCCCTAGGGATTCAACAGTTTTTTTATCAACATATAGTCTCTCAGTTATGGGACACCTATAATCCTCCAGACAGGAAATTTAAAGGAGTCTATATCTATCAAATTGACTTCCATAACACCCTCTTTGGTTGGTTAATTAACGATGGTAAGGATGAATTTGATCGTGGGGACATCCCCTACTTTCATTGTTATTATTTACAGGAACTACTCGACTCGAAACAACTGTTTAAAATCCTTGCCTGTCTAGAAGCAGGCCCCCTAAAACGTATTTACAGAGATGAGGCTAAAATCTCCCTTGACCCCGTAATTTTAGCCGACAATTATCAGGCAAATGCCTTTGAATTAGGGATTAAACTTTCTAAAGATATTCGTCTGTTTAGCCACCGGCAACTGCGGGAAGAAAAACCCCTGCAATGGTTTATCTCCTCGAAAGAAACCAAAGAACGACCACATCCCACCGATAATGACGATGATAACTCTAAAAATACCTTACCTAGGCAACCAAATTATCAGGTAGAAATTGCCAAAATCCTGCAAGAATTAGCCGAAAAACCGCTCGCTGTTGAGGGGATCATGCTTGTTTCTCCCCAGGGTCAACCTTTGACTGATTCCATCGGCATGGAACACAATAGTGCCTTAATCTTAGCAGGAACAATGCTCTATCTTGTCAATAACACAAAAGAGGAATTAAGCTGGTCTGCTCTGGAGCAAATTGCTGTTCGCAGTCCCCAGGGTCATCTGATCTTAACCCCTTGCAGTGACCAAGCTTTTCTTTTAGTGAAAACCGGCAAAACGATCACGGGATTGTTAGAGGTAGAAATCCAGAAAACTCGCTCAAAATTACAAAAAATTCTCCCTATCTCTAACCCCACCCCCGAAACTCCTCTCTTAAATCCCGCAGCTAATCCCTTTCTTGATTCCTTTGTAGAAGAATTCGAGATCGTCCTCGAAACCGAAGATAATAACAATGCAGATATTCGTTACCGGGGCAGACCAATTCAGTAA
- a CDS encoding RluA family pseudouridine synthase produces the protein MNQLNLEVAGKKERLDAWMGSHLPDLSRSRLQKLIEQGYIQLNGQICTNKNTKVGQGDRLKITIPDSQPLELTAEAIELDILYEDDYLIIINKPADLVVHPAPGHESGTLVNALLHHCPNLAGIGGIQRPGIVHRLDKDTTGAIVIAKTDQAHQHLQAQLKTKTARREYIALVHGVPKSETGTIDLPIGRHRSDRQKMAIIAVEKGGRNAVTHWQVKERLGNYTLMEFRLETGRTHQIRVHSSHIGHPILGDPLYSSGRSIGINLPGQLLHAHRLILVHPVTGESLEAIAPLPAIFPKVLAILRQRNP, from the coding sequence ATGAACCAATTAAACTTAGAAGTTGCGGGAAAAAAAGAACGTTTAGATGCTTGGATGGGGTCACACTTGCCCGATTTATCGAGATCGAGGCTGCAAAAACTGATAGAACAGGGATATATACAGTTAAATGGTCAAATTTGCACTAATAAAAATACTAAAGTTGGTCAAGGTGATCGCTTAAAGATTACCATTCCCGACAGTCAACCCCTCGAATTAACCGCCGAGGCGATCGAGCTTGATATTCTTTACGAAGACGACTATCTGATTATTATCAATAAACCTGCTGATTTAGTGGTTCATCCGGCTCCCGGCCACGAATCGGGAACCTTGGTCAACGCTTTACTGCATCACTGCCCAAATTTAGCCGGAATTGGTGGAATTCAACGCCCCGGTATAGTCCACCGCTTAGATAAGGATACCACGGGTGCGATTGTTATTGCCAAAACCGACCAGGCCCATCAACACCTACAGGCACAATTAAAAACCAAAACTGCCCGCCGGGAATACATCGCCCTCGTCCACGGTGTCCCCAAAAGCGAAACAGGTACAATTGATCTGCCGATCGGTCGTCACCGCAGCGATCGCCAAAAGATGGCTATTATTGCCGTGGAAAAAGGCGGTAGAAATGCCGTCACTCACTGGCAAGTCAAGGAAAGACTAGGCAACTACACCTTAATGGAATTTCGCCTAGAAACTGGCAGAACTCATCAAATTCGCGTTCATAGCAGCCATATCGGTCATCCGATTCTTGGGGATCCCCTCTATAGTTCAGGTCGTTCTATCGGGATTAATCTACCCGGGCAATTACTCCACGCCCATCGTTTAATTTTAGTACATCCGGTCACGGGAGAGAGCCTAGAAGCGATCGCTCCCTTACCCGCTATTTTCCCGAAAGTTTTAGCTATTTTACGGCAGAGAAACCCCTAG
- the bioU gene encoding (S)-8-amino-7-oxononanoate synthase BioU has protein sequence MNKQIASDRLRIGVLGFGGLGQAAARILAPKQEMLWTAAADKAGFAYHKDGLDVNTCNKIYHDRGSIGYLENYGSLSENSIEELIKTADVEGYFLALPNLPNNFMADIAKTFIRLGWRGVLVDALKRTSAMEQILALQTDLEAAGITYMTGCGATPGLLTAAAALAAQSYAEIHSVKITFGVGIANWEAYRATIREDIAHLPGYDPETAHQMSDAEVEMLLNKTNGILSLENMEHADDIMLELAGICGRDRVSVGGVVDTRNPKKPLSTNVKVTGRTFEGKISTHTFTLGDETSMAANVCGPAFGYLKAGVSLHRRGIYGLSTAAEIMPQFVR, from the coding sequence ATGAATAAACAAATAGCCAGCGATCGCCTTCGGATCGGTGTTTTAGGTTTTGGTGGTTTGGGACAGGCCGCCGCCAGAATTCTCGCCCCCAAACAGGAAATGCTCTGGACTGCCGCCGCCGATAAAGCTGGTTTTGCTTACCACAAAGACGGTCTAGATGTCAATACCTGTAACAAAATTTATCATGACCGGGGTTCGATCGGTTATCTGGAAAATTACGGCAGTCTCAGCGAGAACAGTATCGAGGAATTAATCAAAACTGCCGACGTAGAAGGCTATTTTCTCGCCTTGCCGAATTTACCCAACAATTTCATGGCCGATATCGCTAAAACTTTCATTCGCTTGGGTTGGCGCGGGGTTTTAGTCGATGCGCTCAAACGTACCAGCGCCATGGAACAAATCTTAGCACTACAAACAGACCTAGAAGCCGCCGGCATCACCTACATGACCGGCTGCGGCGCTACCCCCGGACTGTTAACTGCGGCTGCCGCCCTAGCTGCCCAGAGTTATGCAGAGATTCATAGCGTTAAAATTACCTTCGGCGTGGGAATTGCCAACTGGGAGGCTTATCGTGCCACCATTCGCGAAGATATCGCCCATTTACCCGGTTACGACCCAGAAACGGCGCACCAGATGAGTGACGCAGAAGTGGAAATGCTGTTAAATAAAACCAATGGCATTCTCAGCCTCGAAAATATGGAACACGCAGACGATATTATGCTGGAATTGGCTGGAATCTGTGGACGCGATCGGGTTTCCGTCGGGGGTGTGGTGGATACGCGCAACCCGAAAAAGCCCTTGAGTACCAATGTTAAAGTCACGGGGCGGACTTTTGAAGGCAAAATTTCCACCCATACCTTCACTTTAGGTGATGAAACCAGTATGGCGGCTAATGTCTGCGGGCCGGCTTTCGGTTATCTGAAAGCGGGGGTTTCCCTACATCGTCGCGGTATCTACGGATTATCGACAGCAGCGGAGATTATGCCGCAATTTGTGCGCTAG
- a CDS encoding DUF1257 domain-containing protein, with translation MSHFSNIKTKIRDLSYLKAALSDMGMEWKEGSHPVKGYQGQTLTAEVVIEQDNNYDIGFRWNGNEYELVADLQYWQQPLTVEGFLRKVNQGYAYHTILAETAKQGFQVAAQEKNTDGSIRLVVQRWSA, from the coding sequence ATGTCACACTTTAGCAATATCAAAACCAAAATCCGCGATCTATCCTACCTAAAAGCCGCCCTGAGCGATATGGGTATGGAATGGAAAGAGGGTTCTCACCCCGTCAAAGGTTATCAAGGTCAAACTTTAACCGCAGAGGTGGTAATCGAGCAAGATAACAATTACGATATCGGTTTTCGCTGGAATGGTAACGAGTACGAGTTAGTTGCCGATTTGCAATACTGGCAACAACCCCTAACCGTAGAAGGATTTTTAAGAAAAGTAAATCAAGGTTATGCCTACCACACCATCCTGGCAGAAACTGCTAAACAGGGTTTTCAGGTGGCAGCACAGGAAAAAAATACTGATGGTTCTATTCGTCTAGTGGTACAACGTTGGAGTGCCTAA